The proteins below are encoded in one region of Patescibacteria group bacterium:
- a CDS encoding YfhO family protein, whose amino-acid sequence MKKIIKSHVFWAILILLAANVALFWQFYFKGLLPFPGNLLVSYYFPWNGGGFAGFDPWTTRKGVTAMDVVRQMYPWKTLAADMIKSGQIPLWNPYNFSGTPLLANLQSSIFFPGTILFLVLPYLTAWNLQVIGLPLLFSFFVYLFLRSLKLSPLASVFGGIVAANISYLVVWAEQLVVIQSALFLPLALWGINNYFDKKKEFYLWLIPIFLAFSIFGGHIQTTVYVYLITFAYLLFRRVPGKFLILIPIFSLAISAVQLFPSAELYFQSAREATVSRELFYQSTFPWQNLVTIVAPDFYGNPGTNNFRGRDYGNFQGYFGIVALILALFSLKYIREKKEIRFWLGAGVLGLLFSLAPFAYVFDWLHIPVLSSGYPSRMIFIFQFSLSILAAYGFERITNHH is encoded by the coding sequence ATGAAAAAAATTATTAAAAGTCACGTTTTTTGGGCTATCCTGATTTTGCTGGCAGCCAATGTAGCTCTGTTCTGGCAATTCTATTTTAAAGGACTATTGCCTTTTCCCGGAAACCTTCTGGTTTCCTATTATTTTCCCTGGAATGGCGGCGGCTTTGCCGGCTTTGATCCTTGGACCACCCGAAAAGGTGTCACTGCTATGGATGTCGTCAGGCAAATGTATCCCTGGAAAACTTTGGCCGCAGATATGATTAAATCGGGACAAATTCCTCTATGGAATCCCTATAACTTTTCCGGCACTCCGCTCTTGGCCAATTTGCAGTCTTCAATCTTTTTTCCCGGGACAATTTTATTCCTGGTTCTTCCATATCTAACCGCCTGGAACCTTCAGGTGATTGGGTTACCGTTACTTTTCAGTTTCTTTGTCTATCTTTTCTTAAGATCCCTGAAACTTTCGCCTCTTGCCAGCGTCTTTGGGGGCATCGTTGCCGCAAATATTTCCTATCTTGTTGTCTGGGCCGAACAACTAGTAGTCATTCAAAGCGCGCTGTTTTTACCTTTAGCCTTATGGGGTATCAATAATTACTTTGATAAGAAAAAAGAATTTTATCTCTGGCTCATCCCTATATTTTTAGCTTTCTCTATTTTCGGCGGTCATATCCAAACAACGGTCTATGTTTATCTGATTACTTTTGCCTATTTGCTATTTCGCCGCGTTCCCGGAAAATTTCTGATCCTGATTCCTATATTTTCCCTCGCTATTTCTGCTGTTCAACTTTTTCCGTCAGCAGAACTCTATTTCCAATCTGCCAGGGAAGCAACCGTCAGCCGAGAACTTTTCTATCAATCGACATTTCCGTGGCAAAATTTAGTTACTATAGTGGCTCCGGATTTTTATGGTAACCCGGGAACAAATAACTTTCGTGGGCGCGATTATGGAAACTTCCAAGGTTATTTTGGAATTGTCGCTCTTATCCTGGCTCTGTTCTCCTTAAAATATATTCGGGAAAAGAAAGAAATCAGATTCTGGTTAGGGGCGGGTGTCCTCGGCCTCTTATTTTCTCTGGCACCATTTGCTTATGTTTTTGATTGGCTGCATATTCCGGTTCTTTCTTCCGGGTATCCTTCAAGAATGATCTTTATTTTCCAGTTCAGTTTGAGCATTTTAGCTGCTTATGGTTTCGAGCGAATTACTAATCACCATTAG
- a CDS encoding YfhO family protein produces MVSSELLITIRNCVLPLVLAGSTLGIILVLPKRLKKIAGILFIVLATLEYAYFFNKYQPFAPAKFVFPSHPVFNFLRQNAGFNRFFGQERSYIDNNFATFYRVFSPEGYDPLYIRRYEEFLAGSTQNIPRSDAWINQKNESIENKSLDLLGVKDFVDITDSPTLDTGQNFAKFPGAQFGFAGQVSQWKFYDRHTALPRAFLADNYQILPENQILARLYSSDFDARNTLILEKEPAIKPAAGSSAAAEIIAYTPNEVTIQTNSDKPKLLFLSDNYYPGWKALVDGQEAPILRADYTFRAVSLPAGEHVVKFNYQPQGFYIGAFISVVSLLFLFGVIVFLLSHEKT; encoded by the coding sequence ATGGTTTCGAGCGAATTACTAATCACCATTAGAAATTGTGTCCTGCCGCTAGTCTTAGCAGGGTCAACTTTGGGAATTATTTTAGTGCTCCCGAAGCGCCTCAAAAAAATTGCCGGCATCCTTTTTATCGTTCTTGCTACTTTGGAATATGCCTATTTCTTTAATAAATATCAACCTTTTGCTCCGGCGAAATTTGTTTTTCCCAGCCATCCGGTCTTTAATTTTTTGCGGCAAAATGCCGGATTCAATCGCTTTTTCGGCCAGGAGAGATCGTATATCGATAATAATTTTGCCACTTTCTATCGGGTTTTTTCCCCCGAAGGTTATGACCCGCTCTACATCCGCCGTTATGAAGAATTTCTGGCCGGCAGCACCCAGAATATTCCTCGGTCAGACGCCTGGATAAACCAGAAAAACGAAAGTATTGAAAATAAGTCATTGGATTTACTGGGGGTAAAGGATTTTGTAGATATTACTGACAGTCCGACACTGGATACGGGCCAGAATTTTGCCAAATTTCCCGGCGCGCAATTTGGTTTTGCCGGGCAAGTTAGTCAATGGAAATTTTACGATAGACATACTGCTTTGCCTCGGGCTTTTTTGGCGGATAACTATCAAATTTTGCCCGAGAATCAAATTCTTGCCAGACTTTACAGCTCTGATTTCGACGCCCGGAATACGCTCATCCTAGAAAAAGAGCCGGCAATTAAACCTGCAGCCGGTAGCTCAGCTGCTGCTGAAATTATTGCCTATACGCCAAATGAAGTAACTATCCAAACTAATAGTGATAAACCAAAGCTCCTTTTTTTGTCGGATAACTACTATCCCGGATGGAAAGCCTTGGTTGATGGCCAAGAAGCTCCAATCTTAAGAGCCGACTATACTTTCCGGGCAGTTTCTCTTCCGGCAGGAGAGCATGTCGTTAAATTTAATTACCAGCCTCAGGGTTTCTATATTGGAGCATTTATTAGCGTCGTTTCTCTCCTTTTCTTATTTGGTGTTATAGTGTTTTTATTAAGCCATGAGAAAACTTAA
- a CDS encoding glycosyltransferase family 39 protein, whose amino-acid sequence MRKLKSIFYSDLFWLMTVLTVSLIGYLFTIHGFPPGLLNDEVDIGYEANSILLTARDQWGNFLPLQYFSGFGGTRLPLLIYWTVAFIKFFGLNQEGLRLAGVAAALLGIVGFFFLLKNLYDNLLAGLATIVLILTPWFWGLTRTTNEAVLALSLTIWGILFLYLSRKKDIFLILAAIFLGLSFYAYYSSQIFTPLLMVLLFWKWPWLHKGKLFPKAASLMVFLFIISPLILKTLTGGGSAVRLEQTGIFGNVSLVGELNVRRFDCEQNAPAIWCRTIYNKPLLWLGEVSANYLNHFSPTFLFTDNWFVGILPPGRLFFLGLLPGLIAGFLVLVRESQEKKWLWLGWLLAAPIADSLTSNGQAMRALLIVPPLVAIAVIGWRSILNYLDNPKLKILLISGLAIFLLFETAHFLSDYFWYFPLKNSMYSHYPYQPLMDYLLSVEKDYPQIYISNAANSSIKQYAFYVFYDKFDPHIFQNRSTVKWERENEGWIWVKQIGKWNFVKSLPPLYKIPRGSLLVSDPDETSNTSKLRLENIVENQILTLTPLKTIRYLNGDPAFVISVVNPKPLGEICNETTSQEIINAVCNK is encoded by the coding sequence ATGAGAAAACTTAAATCTATTTTCTACTCTGATCTTTTCTGGCTTATGACAGTATTAACAGTCAGCCTGATTGGTTATCTTTTTACTATTCATGGCTTCCCCCCGGGTCTTCTCAATGATGAGGTTGATATCGGCTACGAAGCAAACTCGATCTTATTAACCGCCAGAGATCAATGGGGTAATTTTTTACCGTTACAGTATTTTAGCGGTTTCGGCGGAACCCGCTTGCCCCTACTAATCTATTGGACCGTGGCTTTTATCAAATTTTTTGGATTGAACCAGGAAGGCTTGCGTCTCGCCGGCGTCGCCGCTGCTCTGCTCGGAATTGTCGGCTTCTTCTTTCTTCTAAAAAATCTTTACGACAATCTGCTGGCCGGGTTAGCAACGATCGTATTAATTTTAACCCCCTGGTTCTGGGGGTTAACCAGAACTACCAACGAAGCAGTCCTGGCGCTATCACTGACAATATGGGGAATTTTGTTTTTGTATTTAAGCCGCAAAAAGGATATTTTCCTCATCTTGGCGGCGATTTTTCTCGGTTTGTCATTTTACGCTTATTACAGCAGTCAGATTTTCACTCCTCTTCTGATGGTTCTCCTGTTTTGGAAATGGCCTTGGTTGCACAAAGGTAAACTTTTTCCCAAAGCTGCCTCGCTAATGGTATTTCTTTTCATCATTTCCCCTTTAATCCTCAAAACGCTTACCGGCGGAGGCAGCGCCGTCCGCTTGGAACAAACCGGAATTTTTGGCAACGTTTCGTTGGTTGGAGAACTGAATGTCCGGCGGTTCGACTGCGAGCAAAACGCTCCGGCAATCTGGTGTCGAACTATTTACAATAAACCCCTCCTTTGGCTGGGTGAAGTTTCGGCCAACTATTTAAATCACTTTTCGCCCACTTTTTTGTTTACTGACAATTGGTTTGTTGGAATTCTGCCGCCCGGAAGATTATTTTTTCTCGGATTACTACCGGGTCTTATCGCCGGTTTTCTTGTCTTAGTTAGAGAAAGTCAAGAAAAAAAGTGGCTTTGGCTCGGTTGGTTATTGGCAGCCCCAATTGCTGATAGCCTTACCAGTAATGGCCAAGCTATGCGGGCTCTTCTCATTGTTCCACCTCTGGTTGCCATAGCAGTAATCGGATGGAGATCAATTTTAAATTACCTGGATAATCCAAAATTAAAGATTCTTCTGATCTCGGGTTTGGCTATTTTTCTCCTATTCGAAACCGCGCATTTTCTAAGCGATTATTTTTGGTACTTCCCTCTAAAAAATTCTATGTATTCCCATTATCCATATCAACCGCTGATGGATTACCTGCTTTCGGTAGAGAAAGATTATCCGCAAATTTATATTTCCAATGCGGCCAACAGCAGCATAAAACAATACGCTTTCTATGTTTTTTACGATAAGTTTGATCCTCACATTTTTCAAAACAGATCGACTGTTAAATGGGAAAGAGAAAATGAAGGCTGGATTTGGGTGAAGCAAATTGGTAAATGGAACTTTGTTAAATCTTTGCCGCCTCTTTATAAGATTCCCAGAGGGAGTCTTTTGGTATCTGATCCGGATGAAACTTCCAATACCAGCAAACTTCGATTGGAGAATATAGTGGAAAACCAAATTCTCACCCTGACACCGCTAAAGACCATCCGCTATCTCAATGGCGACCCCGCTTTTGTCATCAGCGTGGTTAACCCGAAACCTTTGGGAGAAATCTGTAATGAGACAACAAGCCAGGAAATTATTAATGCCGTCTGTAATAAATAA
- a CDS encoding 6-pyruvoyl-tetrahydropterin synthase-related protein, which produces MLSLRKLWPVLTLVLLTIPVIFPLLQPGFFATDDGNWMVIRLAAFHQTLRSGQFPVRFLYPLNHGFGYPVADFLYPLPFYLGEIIHLAGFGFVDSVKIIFLLSFLCGAIFMYFLVRPRWGNLAALAASLLYTYAPYHIFDTYHRGSLGEVLALALVPLVFYFLQRQSFFAAALSFAALITAHNVIALIFSPFILLFAFKPKQFKSALIFLLLSLATSAFFWLPALYDLQFTRAAATQVADFRQYFLDRNNFLSLVGPAIPFAIITSVLFIRKTKNYLVAISLLAVLVSLFFTSGFSGTFWQFPLLPKVVQFPWRFLSVTVFGSSILLAVVISRLNRIIAILVIFVSVALSIPLINVVRTNFPDSYYSTNDDTTTVKNEYMSKWVVSDPKTRPVSYIENISPNIIRVNQIYFPGWEVFVDGKKTPISYADNGLIEIAVTPGSHNIKAEFTETPLRTAADIVSLLSLGVTALWATRPLWKGKGNSAKAAEPKK; this is translated from the coding sequence ATGCTAAGCCTTAGAAAACTCTGGCCAGTTTTAACTCTTGTCCTTCTGACTATACCGGTTATTTTTCCATTACTCCAACCAGGTTTTTTTGCCACTGATGACGGCAATTGGATGGTTATTCGCCTTGCCGCCTTTCACCAGACTCTTCGCTCGGGCCAGTTTCCCGTCAGGTTTCTCTATCCATTGAACCATGGTTTTGGGTATCCGGTCGCCGATTTTTTATACCCCCTGCCGTTTTATCTTGGAGAAATTATTCATCTTGCCGGTTTCGGCTTTGTCGATTCGGTTAAGATTATCTTTCTTCTTAGTTTTCTTTGCGGCGCAATTTTCATGTATTTTCTTGTCCGTCCCAGATGGGGAAACCTTGCCGCTCTGGCTGCCAGTTTGCTGTATACCTATGCCCCTTATCATATTTTTGATACTTACCACCGCGGTTCATTAGGTGAAGTTTTGGCATTAGCTCTTGTTCCCTTAGTTTTTTACTTTTTACAACGCCAAAGCTTCTTTGCCGCGGCCTTAAGCTTTGCTGCTTTGATCACCGCCCACAATGTCATCGCTTTGATATTTAGTCCTTTCATCCTTTTGTTTGCCTTCAAACCGAAGCAGTTTAAATCCGCGTTAATCTTTCTTCTTTTATCTTTGGCAACTTCCGCATTCTTTTGGCTGCCGGCTCTTTATGATCTGCAGTTCACCAGAGCAGCCGCTACTCAAGTAGCGGATTTCCGCCAATATTTCCTTGACCGGAATAATTTTCTGTCTTTAGTGGGTCCGGCTATTCCCTTCGCGATTATTACATCGGTGCTTTTTATCAGGAAGACCAAAAATTATCTTGTTGCCATTTCTCTTTTGGCCGTTTTAGTCTCACTCTTTTTTACCTCCGGTTTTTCCGGGACTTTTTGGCAATTTCCGCTTCTTCCCAAAGTCGTTCAGTTTCCCTGGAGATTTTTATCTGTCACTGTTTTCGGCTCGTCAATTTTACTGGCGGTAGTAATTTCCAGACTAAACAGGATTATTGCTATCTTAGTTATTTTTGTTAGTGTAGCCCTGTCTATACCGCTTATTAATGTCGTCAGAACAAATTTTCCGGACAGCTACTATTCCACAAATGACGACACCACAACCGTTAAAAACGAGTATATGAGTAAATGGGTAGTCTCCGATCCAAAAACCCGGCCGGTCAGCTATATAGAAAACATCTCCCCTAATATCATCAGAGTTAATCAAATATATTTTCCCGGTTGGGAAGTCTTTGTTGACGGCAAAAAAACCCCTATCTCCTACGCCGATAACGGCTTAATTGAAATTGCGGTAACACCGGGATCGCACAATATAAAGGCAGAATTTACGGAGACGCCACTTCGGACTGCCGCAGACATTGTTTCACTTCTCAGCCTAGGCGTAACGGCGCTATGGGCAACCAGACCCCTGTGGAAAGGAAAGGGTAATAGCGCAAAAGCAGCAGAACCAAAGAAATAA
- a CDS encoding glycosyltransferase translates to MAKPYLSVVIPSYNETENLKRGALAEVNDYLQKQDYPWEVIVSDDGSPDEQARRLAEDFCEKTSGFKYLQNDHAGKPFAVWSGIRATEGEIVLFTDMDQSTPISEVAKLLPFYKKGFDVVIGSRGSERKNFSAFRQLASTVFREIRRAALLREIVDTQAGFKSFKGKVAKEIFPLLQVIRSEKNQVEGWKVTSFDVELLVAAQRRGYKIAEVPVTWADRDVSTGKSRGGGKFVKESLDMLKEIFRVKLNDLRGFYK, encoded by the coding sequence ATGGCTAAACCATATCTTTCCGTTGTTATTCCCTCCTATAACGAAACCGAAAATCTGAAGCGAGGAGCGCTGGCAGAGGTGAACGACTATCTGCAGAAACAGGATTATCCATGGGAAGTTATCGTTTCCGACGATGGCTCTCCGGACGAGCAGGCTCGCCGCTTAGCTGAAGATTTCTGCGAAAAAACTTCCGGATTCAAATATCTTCAAAATGATCATGCCGGGAAACCTTTTGCCGTTTGGTCCGGGATTCGGGCAACCGAAGGTGAGATAGTTCTTTTTACTGATATGGACCAATCGACTCCGATTTCTGAAGTGGCTAAACTTCTACCTTTTTATAAAAAGGGTTTTGATGTTGTTATTGGCAGTCGGGGAAGCGAGCGAAAAAATTTTTCAGCTTTCCGGCAGTTGGCCTCAACAGTTTTTCGTGAGATTAGGCGGGCAGCTCTCCTTCGGGAGATTGTTGATACCCAGGCAGGTTTCAAATCTTTTAAAGGTAAAGTAGCCAAGGAGATTTTTCCGTTGCTTCAGGTTATCCGCAGTGAAAAAAACCAAGTCGAGGGGTGGAAAGTTACTTCTTTCGATGTGGAACTGTTGGTTGCCGCTCAGCGGCGGGGCTACAAGATTGCTGAGGTACCCGTGACTTGGGCTGATCGCGATGTGTCTACAGGAAAAAGCCGCGGGGGCGGCAAATTTGTCAAAGAATCCTTAGATATGCTTAAAGAAATCTTCCGGGTAAAACTTAACGATCTGCGGGGTTTCTACAAATGA
- a CDS encoding glycosyltransferase family 39 protein, with protein MFKFLRNSRFWLVVILLIAAGLRFYNLSGYLQFLGDQGRDVLVVKAMIVNHKWTLLGPSASVGGFFTGPIYYYFMLPFLWLFRLDPVGPAYLSALIGVAMVALTYWFAARFFDTKAAIIASFLVALSPKMIDISRFSWNPNPVPFFTLITVALLYLSATRKKIIYTFLAGVSYGILFQLHYMNLALAAVIGLAMLLIFPVRDWLRQIAAVLAGFLLGNSLFIIFEIRHGFPNTKSIWEFITRRGQTVAPRSSNLVWLIMEIQRRLYGMLFGFRETVWEYVFFFVSLIGVGYWVAKIRQTENSKIKAALILVWLLVGTLGVGSYQGQLNDHYFGYLYPLPFLLLGVTGSALLKRKVGIPVFLTGAAILSYFMIKNLYLWQPPHNMLSQIQEIDRTVLDYAGGQPYNLGLISNFNTDQAYRYYLELWNRAPVTIENPDNDPRRETVTNTLVVICEEKKCEPLGNPLWEIAGFGRAEIVDSKMGPAGISIYKLIHYTGK; from the coding sequence ATGTTTAAATTCCTTCGAAACAGCCGTTTTTGGCTCGTTGTAATTTTGCTAATAGCTGCGGGTCTGCGGTTTTACAACCTTTCAGGATACCTCCAGTTTTTGGGTGACCAGGGGCGGGATGTTCTCGTTGTTAAGGCGATGATCGTCAATCATAAGTGGACACTTTTGGGACCGAGCGCTTCGGTGGGCGGTTTTTTTACCGGGCCGATTTACTATTATTTCATGCTGCCCTTTCTGTGGCTTTTCCGCCTTGATCCCGTGGGTCCGGCCTATCTTTCGGCTCTGATCGGAGTGGCGATGGTAGCCTTAACCTACTGGTTTGCTGCCAGGTTTTTTGATACCAAGGCAGCAATTATCGCCTCGTTTCTGGTAGCTCTGTCGCCCAAAATGATCGATATTTCCCGGTTCTCCTGGAACCCCAATCCGGTACCATTTTTTACGCTTATAACCGTTGCTCTTTTGTATTTGTCTGCCACCAGAAAGAAGATTATCTACACCTTCCTGGCAGGAGTCAGTTACGGCATTTTGTTTCAGCTGCATTATATGAATCTGGCTTTGGCGGCGGTAATCGGCTTGGCAATGCTCTTAATCTTTCCGGTAAGAGATTGGTTAAGACAAATTGCCGCGGTTTTAGCGGGTTTTCTGTTAGGCAACTCGCTGTTTATTATCTTTGAGATTCGTCACGGATTTCCCAACACTAAAAGCATCTGGGAGTTTATCACCCGCCGGGGGCAAACTGTGGCCCCCCGAAGTAGTAATCTTGTTTGGCTAATTATGGAGATCCAGCGCCGGCTTTATGGCATGCTTTTTGGTTTCCGGGAGACAGTCTGGGAATATGTTTTCTTTTTTGTCTCACTAATTGGTGTGGGATATTGGGTAGCAAAAATACGCCAAACCGAAAATTCTAAGATTAAAGCGGCCTTAATTCTGGTCTGGCTGCTTGTTGGGACGCTGGGAGTTGGTTCTTATCAAGGCCAGCTAAACGACCACTATTTTGGCTATCTTTATCCCTTGCCATTTCTTTTGCTGGGGGTAACCGGAAGCGCGCTTCTTAAAAGAAAAGTAGGGATACCGGTGTTTTTGACCGGAGCGGCAATCTTAAGCTACTTTATGATTAAAAATCTTTATCTCTGGCAACCACCCCACAACATGTTGTCGCAAATTCAGGAGATAGACAGGACAGTTTTAGATTACGCCGGAGGTCAACCGTATAATCTCGGTTTGATATCCAATTTCAATACCGATCAAGCTTACCGTTATTACCTGGAACTCTGGAACCGGGCGCCGGTGACAATTGAGAATCCGGATAATGATCCCAGGAGGGAAACGGTAACTAACACCCTGGTCGTTATCTGTGAAGAAAAAAAGTGCGAACCGCTGGGAAATCCGCTTTGGGAAATCGCCGGTTTTGGCCGGGCGGAAATTGTCGATTCAAAAATGGGGCCGGCTGGAATAAGTATTTACAAACTGATACACTATACGGGTAAATAG
- a CDS encoding GtrA family protein yields the protein MAHFLKFLIVGTIGFIINTTVLILGVRVDVAPSIAGPAGAELAIISNFILNNFFTFSDRSLAMSDVPMKFVQFNILSFGSVIIQFVFLKTGELIFGLKKFKQPILLMTPWSKLGIVKLVSGLPVAGKFAKKFSAYLVFYVAGVGVGLIVNFIIYSQIIWK from the coding sequence ATGGCGCATTTCTTAAAATTCCTGATTGTCGGCACTATTGGATTTATTATTAACACCACTGTCTTGATTTTGGGTGTCCGGGTTGATGTGGCGCCATCAATTGCTGGACCGGCGGGAGCGGAGCTGGCCATCATTTCTAACTTCATTCTCAATAATTTCTTTACCTTTTCTGATCGGTCTTTGGCGATGAGCGATGTGCCGATGAAGTTCGTTCAGTTTAATATTCTCTCTTTTGGGTCGGTCATTATTCAGTTCGTTTTTCTCAAAACTGGCGAGCTGATATTTGGTCTGAAAAAATTTAAGCAGCCAATATTGTTAATGACACCTTGGTCCAAATTGGGAATAGTTAAACTGGTTTCCGGATTACCCGTGGCTGGTAAATTTGCCAAGAAATTCAGTGCCTATCTGGTCTTTTATGTTGCCGGCGTTGGGGTGGGTTTGATCGTTAACTTCATCATCTACAGTCAAATCATCTGGAAATAA
- a CDS encoding glycosyltransferase, translating into MKKVVVVAPTFNEEANIGSFVARVLAQQEKIPGYHLEVLISDSHSPDNTAAITSELAEKYKNVHYYDSKIPGPGKLGLGISKGLDYAVEKLGADILITMEADLSNDPDQIPDFIRRLEKADIVLGSRYCRGGKIMNWSWWRKVFSLSANNILQLLAWTSKSKEFTNLYRAFTKEVWLALKPKVAMHTGWLLVPAFAFEALSSNFKVAEQPIVYFDRLGGQSKMKTLSYTKNLLHYALRYRVKKVIS; encoded by the coding sequence ATGAAAAAAGTTGTTGTTGTTGCTCCCACTTTCAACGAAGAGGCAAACATTGGCAGTTTTGTGGCTCGGGTCTTAGCACAGCAGGAAAAAATTCCCGGATATCATTTGGAAGTGCTTATTTCTGACAGCCATTCTCCGGACAACACCGCGGCCATAACTTCAGAACTGGCCGAAAAGTATAAAAATGTCCACTACTATGACAGCAAAATTCCCGGACCGGGAAAGCTGGGACTGGGTATTTCCAAGGGCCTAGACTATGCCGTGGAAAAATTGGGCGCGGATATTTTAATCACTATGGAAGCAGATCTGTCAAACGATCCGGATCAGATTCCGGACTTTATCCGTAGATTGGAAAAGGCAGATATCGTCCTTGGCAGCCGGTATTGCCGGGGCGGAAAAATTATGAACTGGTCTTGGTGGCGCAAGGTTTTTAGCCTCAGTGCCAACAATATATTGCAGCTGTTGGCCTGGACCAGCAAATCGAAAGAATTTACCAATTTGTACCGGGCGTTTACCAAAGAAGTGTGGTTGGCTCTAAAGCCGAAAGTAGCCATGCATACCGGCTGGCTCCTTGTTCCGGCCTTTGCTTTTGAAGCCTTAAGTTCGAATTTTAAAGTCGCCGAGCAGCCGATTGTTTACTTCGACCGTCTCGGAGGACAATCAAAAATGAAGACCTTGTCCTATACCAAAAATCTCTTGCATTATGCTTTACGTTATCGGGTAAAAAAGGTAATATCATAG
- a CDS encoding glycosyltransferase, with product MSTIVIAMPTYNEAQSIGRMIDELCGKVFPKIKDHKMLLLVIDDKSPDGTGKIVAEKQKKYKNLFLLEGEKAGLGAAYTRGFRYAIDKLKADAVMEMDADFQHDPIYVPRFVAEFDKGYDYVIGSRYVPGGSIPKEWGIDRKFFSVVGNLTYRISLLMFDLHDFTTGFRLARVKGYLDSINFGKVFSNSFSYKERLLYEMKKRGAKIKEIPINFDLRTSGDSKMTTNTVTEQMKVIAVIWADRLGLTE from the coding sequence ATGAGCACGATAGTGATTGCCATGCCCACTTATAATGAGGCCCAGAGTATCGGCCGGATGATCGACGAATTGTGCGGCAAAGTTTTTCCAAAAATAAAAGACCACAAAATGCTTCTATTAGTTATTGATGATAAATCTCCTGACGGAACGGGGAAAATCGTTGCCGAGAAACAAAAGAAATATAAGAACTTGTTCCTTCTGGAAGGCGAGAAAGCTGGATTGGGAGCAGCCTATACCCGGGGATTCAGATACGCGATTGATAAATTAAAGGCTGACGCAGTGATGGAAATGGATGCGGACTTTCAACATGATCCTATTTATGTGCCGCGGTTTGTCGCGGAGTTTGATAAAGGTTACGATTATGTCATCGGTTCAAGATATGTTCCAGGCGGATCAATCCCAAAGGAATGGGGAATAGACCGAAAATTTTTTTCCGTGGTTGGGAACCTGACTTATCGAATAAGTCTCTTGATGTTTGATCTTCATGATTTCACCACGGGTTTCCGGTTGGCCAGGGTCAAAGGCTACCTGGATTCCATTAATTTTGGAAAGGTATTTTCAAACTCATTTTCCTATAAAGAAAGATTGCTTTACGAAATGAAAAAGCGAGGAGCAAAAATAAAAGAAATTCCCATTAATTTTGATCTAAGGACCAGCGGTGACAGCAAAATGACAACGAATACCGTAACCGAGCAAATGAAAGTAATCGCTGTTATTTGGGCCGACAGATTAGGACTGACTGAATGA
- the trmD gene encoding tRNA (guanosine(37)-N1)-methyltransferase TrmD gives MKIDVLTLFPQMFSGPFDQSIVKRAKDKGLVNIELHDLRRWAIDERGSVDDRPYGGGVGMVLRIEPIYNAIEDIKKRKGKIRIVLLDARGNTFSQPKARSYSKLDQLILICGHYEGIDERVKKLADESISIGNYVLTGGEIPAMVITDAVTRLIPGVLEKPEAVQIESFSNQQPESSDQYLEYPQYTRPEEFNGWKVPEVLLSGNHAEIKKWREKIRPAGEK, from the coding sequence ATGAAGATCGATGTTCTCACTCTCTTTCCGCAAATGTTTTCCGGTCCGTTTGATCAAAGTATTGTGAAGCGGGCAAAGGATAAGGGACTGGTAAATATTGAGCTACATGATCTACGCCGCTGGGCCATTGACGAGCGTGGCTCCGTTGACGACCGGCCATATGGCGGCGGTGTTGGCATGGTTCTCAGAATTGAGCCTATTTATAACGCCATAGAAGACATTAAAAAGAGAAAAGGAAAAATTAGGATTGTGTTATTAGACGCCCGTGGCAATACTTTCTCTCAACCCAAAGCCAGGAGTTATTCAAAACTCGATCAACTTATCCTCATATGTGGTCATTACGAAGGAATAGACGAGAGAGTTAAGAAACTAGCCGACGAAAGTATTAGTATCGGTAATTATGTTTTAACCGGCGGCGAAATTCCGGCCATGGTCATTACTGATGCTGTGACCCGGCTGATCCCCGGGGTTTTAGAAAAACCAGAAGCTGTTCAAATAGAATCATTTTCTAACCAGCAACCAGAATCTAGCGACCAGTATCTAGAATATCCGCAGTATACGCGCCCCGAAGAATTTAATGGTTGGAAAGTTCCGGAAGTCCTTCTTTCCGGCAACCACGCCGAAATTAAAAAATGGCGGGAGAAAATCAGGCCCGCAGGAGAAAAATAA